The following are encoded together in the Rana temporaria chromosome 12, aRanTem1.1, whole genome shotgun sequence genome:
- the LOC120918224 gene encoding histone H3.3A: MARTKQTARKSTGGKAPRKQLATKAARKSAPSTGGVKKPHRYRPGTVALREIRRYQKSTELLIRKLPFQRLVREIAQDFKTDLRFQSAAIGALQEASEAYLVGLFEDTNLCAIHAKRVTIMPKDIQLARRIRGERA; this comes from the exons ATGGCACGTACCAAGCAAACCGCTCGTAAATCGACTGGAGGAAAGGCTCCACGAAAACAGCTGGCTACAAAAGCAGCCCGTAAAAGTGCACCCTCTACAGGCGGTGTGAAGAAGCCCCATCGTTACAG GCCTGGAACTGTTGCCCTGCGTGAAATTCGCCGTTACCAGAAATCAACCGAGCTTTTGATTCGCAAGCTCCCTTTCCAGCGACTGGTGAGAGAAATTGCACAGGATTTCAAGACTGATCTGAGGTTCCAGAGTGCTGCCATAGGTGCACTGCAG GAGGCTAGCGAGGCCTATCTGGTTGGGCTGTTTGAAGATACCAATCTGTGTGCCATCCATGCCAAGCGGGTGACCATCATGCCCAAAGACATCCAGCTTGCTCGCAGGATTCGAGGCGAGCGGGCATAG